A region from the Chanodichthys erythropterus isolate Z2021 chromosome 5, ASM2448905v1, whole genome shotgun sequence genome encodes:
- the trmt2b gene encoding tRNA (uracil-5-)-methyltransferase homolog B: MSRAYETMRLHLTWPLLKQIVTVPKICFSYSITSRCAVNTGCKPVKRRNERKPKLPADWHTLSWEERLADTVTPLWRMSYEEQLQWKQEQQHKILLEMTKQLAQDSMHPFSNDLRFPLLPIVASPVSDGYRNKSTFSVNKGVDGNPKTVGFYIGNGKAGNIVCVHGDHLLNMPSKHSMVARYYEDFIRLSPLRPCILFHDGGHWREITIRTNSAGHTMAIVYFHPQNLRPEEIGIHKAALVEYFTQGPGAVCQLDSLYFQESTMTRCSNEQSPYQLLYGQPHIFEEVLGFKFRISADSFFQVNRGAAEALYKTVAELNRACVGGTLLDVCCGTGAIGISLSPQMERVIGIELIEQAVKDAKCNAALNRVHNCEFLSGKAEVVLPDIMPTLNCDGGLTAVVNPSRAGLHYRVVRALRNHPAIRRLVYISCKPDGEAMRNFRELCCGSGFKRKITGEAFKPTVAVPVDLFPHTPHCELVLVFER; encoded by the coding sequence ATGTCGCGTGCATATGAAACAATGCGCTTACATTTAACCTGGCCTTTGTTGAAACAAATCGTCACTGTTCCAAAAATATGTTTCAGTTATTCAATAACCAGTCGCTGTGCTGTCAATACTGGCTGTAAGCCTGTTAAGCGAAGAAATGAAAGGAAACCCAAACTACCTGCTGACTGGCATACTCTTTCCTGGGAAGAAAGACTGGCTGACACTGTGACTCCTTTATGGAGAATGAGTTATGAGGAGCAGCTCCAATGGAAACAAGAGCAGCAACACAAGATCTTGCTTGAGATGACAAAGCAACTAGCTCAGGATTCAATGCACCCTTTTTCAAATGACCTAAGATTCCCACTCCTTCCTATAGTAGCCTCACCAGTGAGTGATGGATACCGCAATAAATCAACCTTCTCTGTCAACAAAGGTGTAGACGGGAATCCAAAAACCGTTGGATTTTATATCGGAAATGGAAAAGCGGGTAACATAGTCTGTGTCCATGGTGACCATCTCTTGAACATGCCTTCAAAGCACAGCATGGTTGCAAGGTACTATGAAGATTTTATACGCCTCTCACCACTCAGACCATGCATTTTGTTTCATGATGGTGGTCACTGGAGAGAAATCACGATAAGAACAAATTCGGCCGGTCACACCATGGCCATAGTGTACTTCCATCCTCAAAACCTAAGGCCTGAGGAGATTGGCATCCATAAAGCTGCTCTGGTGGAGTACTTCACACAAGGTCCTGGAGCAGTTTGTCAGCTGGATTCTCTTTATTTCCAGGAGAGCACAATGACACGCTGCAGTAATGAACAATCCCCCTATCAGCTTCTGTACGGACAGCCCCATATCTTTGAGGAGGTGCTTGGCTTCAAGTTCCGCATTTCAGCTGATTCTTTCTTCCAGGTGAATCGGGGAGCAGCGGAGGCTTTGTACAAAACTGTTGCGGAGCTGAATCGGGCTTGTGTTGGGGGCACCCTGCTGGATGTCTGCTGTGGTACTGGAGCCATTGGCATTTCATTATCCCCACAGATGGAGAGAGTCATTGGCATAGAGCTCATTGAGCAGGCGGTCAAGGATGCCAAGTGTAATGCTGCACTAAACAGAGTTCATAACTGTGAATTTCTCTCAGGCAAAGCAGAAGTTGTTCTACCAGATATCATGCCCACTTTGAATTGTGATGGTGGGTTGACAGCTGTTGTGAATCCGTCCAGGGCTGGCCTACATTATCGAGTTGTCCGAGCTTTGAGGAATCACCCAGCCATAAGAAGGCTTGTCTATATATCATGCAAACCTGATGGGGAGGCGATGAGGAACTTTAGAGAGCTTTGCTGTGGTTCAGGTTTTAAGAGGAAAATCACTGGTGAAGCCTTCAAACCAACTGTGGCTGTCCCTGTGGACCTGTTTCCACACACTCCTCACTGTGAACTAGTGCTGGTTTTTGAGCGATAG
- the dnajb12a gene encoding dnaJ homolog subfamily B member 12a produces the protein MESNKDEAERCIEIAIASLRDNEPDKARRFLEKAQRLFPTDKARSLLESIAQNGGPSANEENNGEHDGLRNRSHSCGDHSSGHGATESAKPYTSEQLDAVKRIKRCKDYYEILGVTKEASEEDLKKAYRKLALKFHPDKNHAPGATEAFKAIGNAYAVLSNPEKRRQYDVYGEEKAHPTHRHRTHHRNFEADISPEDLFNMFFGGGFPTSNVHVYSNGRMRFGHQQRPERREQQREGGLALFVQLMPILILIIVSALSQMMVSSPPYSLSHRPSMGHTNRRHTATLKVPYYVGDHFSEEYTGMNLKNVEQSVEEDYISSLRNNCWKEKQQKEGLLYRARYFGDTDLYQRAQKMTTPSCSKLSDIQVLLHGH, from the exons ATGGAATCAAACAAGGACGAAGCGGAACGTTGCATCGAAATAGCGATCGCATCGCTGCGAGATAATGAGCCAGACAAAGCCAGGCGGTTCCTCGAGAAGGCACAGAGACTGTTTCCCACCGACAAGGCGAGAT CTTTGCTAGAGTCTATTGCTCAGAATGGAGGACCTtctgcaaatgaagaaaacaacGGAGAACATGATGGTTTACGAAACAGAAGCCACAGCTGTGGAGATCACTCCTCTGGACATGGTGCCACAGAATCTGCCAAACCATACACATCAGAACAGCTGGATGCTGTCAAAAG AATTAAGAGGTGTAAGGACTATTATGAGATTCTTGGAGTCACTAAAGAAGCCTCTGAGGAGGATCTGAAAAAAGCCTACCGAAAGTTGGCTCTAAAGTTTCATCCAGATAAAAACCATGCTCCCGGTGCCACTGAAGCATTTAAAG CTATAGGTAATGCTTACGCGGTCCTCAGTAACCCTGAAAAAAGACGGCAGTATGATGTCTATGGTGAAGAAAAAGCCCACCCAACTCACAGGCACAGGACACATCATAGAAATTTTGAGGCTGATATTTCCCCTGAGGACCTTTTCAATATGTTCTTTGGAGGTGGATTTCCAACCA GTAATGTGCATGTGTACAGCAATGGCAGGATGAGGTTTGGCCATCAGCAGCGACCCGAACGACGAGAACAACAGAGAGAA gGTGGCCTTGCCTTGTTTGTACAGCTGATGCCCATACTCATTCTGATCATAGTATCAGCTCTCAGCCAGATGATGGTTTCCAGTCCTCCATACAGCCTCAGCCACAGACC ATCCATGGGCCACACAAACAGGCGACACACTGCTACTCTGAAGGTGCCTTACTATGTTGGCGATCACTTCTCAGAAGAATATACAGGGATGAATCTCAAGAATGTTGAACAAAGTGTGGAGGAGGACTATATATCAAGTCTAAGAAACAACTGCTGGAAGGAGAAACAACAAA AGGAAGGCTTGTTGTATCGGGCACGTTACTTTGGGGACACAGACTTGTACCAAAGAGCGCAGAAAATGACAACACCCAGTTGCTCGAAACTTTCAGATATACAGGTTCTGTTACATGGACACTGA